The genomic interval TCCACTTTGatttattatgaatttgatttctcATAAAAGATTCACATTAGTGAAAAATCAAGTAAACtctaatattatttattatgaatttacATTTTCGATCaaaaatatatctaaaaatatttatttataaattcaaaaattattttatcttttatcaATGTAAAATCAGTGACAAAGATATATTTGCTTGAACTCTATGAAGTCTATGAATTGGGTACTTTGAATGAGTCAATGAATCCATTCCTTCCCCACTTATATAAGCAAATCTCATATGAGAAAATTATGAGGAATAGTAATTCTTGATAaggatattttaaaaataactatcaaaataaatttaattatttttaatcatatttaaccatgacttgacaaaaatacccttaaaataatttcaaataaattaaaccattcatcacaatttctcccCATTTGTGTTTCTACCTTCTCTCTCACCATCCCAGtatctcaaatttttttaatttttgtcttCCATATTCGTCTGTCGTGCTTCCGATTTTTCTCtcatgcattttcaaatttctctttcttataCTTTCAAGATACCAAGCAATGGTTTTGATGTGCTTGGGTGGGTGgctatttgaaaattttgatttttagatattttgggtAAAACTAAAACAATAGAAATGATCACAGATGtttgaaatagcttttaattgaatcaatttgAGACTTAGACACcaataaatgtaaaaaattgaaatttataaacttatgtttgcaaaagaaattttttttttcattgaaataggtgttttatataagaaaatttatattttgatttatgaaaatttgttagaaacactttaatcagtgtaaaaaaaaatgaagaaaattgagaggatttgaagttttggttcgtaagtaacaacaacattttatatattaaagtataataataatattttttcaacatggtgtgtaatggcagtatttttttttcaatatagcgtgtaataacattttttaaccatgacatgtaatatgtttttgtatatggcgtgtaacaatagtatttttttcaacatgatgtTTAACAACCTAATTATGACGTATCACATGTTTCTATAAATGGTATCACATGTTTCTGTATATGTTATGTAACAAACTAACCGTGACGTTTGTACATATAACGTgtaaaaacttaattataaCATGTAACAACCTAATCATGATGTATAATTTCATTAAGAGTAATTTtattcaacttaattaaaaataattaaaattataaaaaatttatttttaaaaatatcttatctttaaatattatttttaaaaatagccCATCTCATATTTGTTTAGGTCTTTAAAAGCAGCTTCCTTTGCTTGAATCATAGACAAATAGAGTGAAATTGCTTGGATGATAGGAGGTATGCGATGGCTGTCTACTTAAGAATAGGTAAAAATCATTGTTCATTGATTCCAAAATTTACTATTTACATTATGATTGAGCCATCATCAGCCCAACCCCAAAAACATTAGTACTTTTTCTCCTTTGACATCCCCTCAATTCTCCAAAGAACAATAGTCAAGATCAAAGGGCATTTGCATTTCACTAAGAAACAAAGGGctaaactagaaaaaaaaaaaaaaagacaaattgtaaaaaaaaaaataaagtaaaaggAAGGTTATGTgggttagggtttttttttggtaaCCCCCATTTTGGTTTCTTGTCCTGTCTCTTCCTTTTTCAAGCAAAAACAGAGCCACAGGACAATGCCATCAAAGAAAATGCAGCttgttcttcctctcccaACTTCCTTCTCCTTTGGCACCTCTGCTTCTTCACCACCCCAGAtaataatgatgatgatgatgatctttGCAAGAAAACTTCACTGCCCAAGGCATATAATCTCATCTTCACAGACTCACTCAACCCATTCAATTGCCCACTGGGTTTCTTATCACCAACATTTGTTGTAGCAACAGAAGCAGAGCTGGttgtggtggtggtggtggagcTGCTGTGTGAAGACTGtgatctctctttcttcttctccggTCCTTTGTTCAAACCCAACAttgctcttctttttttcctgtATCTGATCCCACATGCATTGCACAGTGACTGAAATtaccaaaaaacaaaaccaaaacacATCAGATCATAATCCAGAATCATTCAAAtcaaaagtagaaaattttttagattGGTGATGATTAACAACCAAAATACAAAGGATTACTGTAAGCCTATCAGCAATCAAATGAGACAAAGACTCAGTTTTACCAGAGAAGAGCTCATGAAAATGattgttaaagaaaaaaaaaggaacaaacCCAAACTTCAACAAGAGAagattatgatgaaaatgGAAACTGACAAAACCTTGGGGCCAGCAGGGCCACCTCTCCAAAGAGGGGTCTTTGTGGTTTTGCAATCAGTACAAAACTTCTTGTTGTTCTCACTCATCATCACAACTTCGCTCAATGATTTCTGAATCATCAAAAAGGAATCAAAtcagtatatatattaaaaaacaagCTTTGAATTTAAAGGTGCTTTCTTGACTCACCTTTTCTCTCAGATCCATTACACCCATGAAGCAACACTTCGAAGATCTCTGATCAAAACAGAAtggtaaagaaaaaaaaaaaaaagaaaaagctagaGCGGCTTGATGGATGTTGAAAGACCAAGTTTTCAACTATCAAGAGAAAGCTTTATCATTTCcttgaaaagaataaaacagAGGAGATGAAATGAAACAgggagaaaagagagagagcttTATCTCTCAGAGAACAAAACCCAGAAACGCAAAAGGAATAGAAATCGCTAAAAATTTGCTAATGAAAATGAGGAAAAGCGAcgccaaaaaagaaaaaagagaaagagaagagaacCGACAGGGAGTGAGAGGGGTGGACAGGGGATGCACACAAAAACCCTAGACAGAGGGGTATAAAAAGACGGTAATACCCCTGTTGACAGCAGAGCGCCGCTCCTCTGTTCGTGAAAAAATGtgtaggtttttttttttttttggggggggggaAGGGGGGTTGTCGGGAGAGGAACACCCGCCAAATTTTTGAGATGGGTGTTGTCCACGTGGCAACATGCACGGAGGGTAAATTTTCAGGTGCTTAGctgtcaatttctttttctctttttgtaaaaggttattttttggcttttaggcttcaaatatttttcttttcttgggaAAAATGcctacttctttttttttttttggtttcaaacttaatttgtgaaataatttttcttatataatgAAGTcatttactaaaattaaataaattaaaataaaaaataatttatttttgtaaactTATTTACCCAAGTACGTAAAAAAGACATGATTTtgatttgcattttttttgttaaagttaccatttttatcaaatatccCATGAAACTATAATAGAATGTTAACATGGTAAGTTATTGAAAATGAAAGTtatttaaacaaagaaaaaaataaatagtgtataatcaaatatcttatattttttaataaccATCATAAATTAGCATGTACAAAATTGTTCATACGGGATgtcaatgaaaaagaaagttgtAAATGAACTTTCCTCCATTTGTACAGAGAAAAAACAATTTCTTTGTTGGTGCCTTTGCTGGTGAGGAAACAAGCCAATGTGTTGCAGAAAGGCCTGAGAAGGTGTGGTGCTAAAGGCCTGTGTCTACAATGGAAATAATGAAGGTTTGATAATGGGGGTGATTGCATTGCTGGCTTTTAACTTCCCCATGCTTTCACACAACATTTAAGTGATTTTCCATCAAAAGCTGAGCTTTCAtatcctctctctctctatatataaataaaagacaGTACGTGTTCTTAGAGGAGTAAAAAAAAGCTGTGTAATTTCTCGGTGccataaaattatttatcatttgattataaaatattaaccgatattgaaacaataaaaacttggaagccttcaaaccaaaacaaaacaaatggacatttttaaaataatccttaaagataaaatattttcaaaaataacctttctttataattttaattatttttttataattttaattatttttaatcaagttAGATAAAATTACGCTTAATGAAATTACACGTTATGATATTACACActatgtataaaaatatgttacacgttatgattatattgttacacgtcatgtgcaaaaacatgtgacattttattgttaagttgttacacaccatatataaaaacatgtgacacgtcatgtacaaaaacatatgatacgtcatgtataaaaacatgtgacacgctatgattaggttgttacacgtcatggttaaaaaaaattgttacacgctatattgaaaaaaaatattattgttacacgtcatattcaaaaacattttgttacactttaatGTCTAAAATGTTATTGTTACTTACGAACCAAAACGTCAAATTCTTTCaactctcttcatttctttttgttttttttttataatttgacACATATTAAAGTGTttttaacatgttttcataaatcaaaacataaattttcttatctaaagtacctatttcaactaaaaaaaaaaaaaaatcctttaaaaacctaaatttataaattttaatttttgagtttattggtgtCTAGGTCCcgaattgatttaattaaaagctatttcaaaCATCTATGTTCATTTCTACcgttttagttttattcaaaatacctaaaaatcaaatttctcaaataatCACCCACCAAGTACATCAAAACTATTGCTTGGTATCTTGAAAGCGCAAGaaagagaattttaaaaatgtgggAGAGAGAAATCAAAAGCATAGCAGATGAATGTCGAGGagagaaatcgataaaattttgagagaCTGAGATGGTAAGTGAGAGAAATCAGAAACACAAATGAGAAGAAATTGtgataaatgatttaatttatttgaaatattttaagagtatttttatcaaattatgactaaatataattaaaaataattaaatttattttaataattatttttaaaatatttttatcaataaagACTATTTCTGGTAATTTTCTCCAAAACAAAACAGATAAAACAGTATGGTTTCACCAATTAAACTGGGCTTTTCTATTGGTCTTGTAATTGTAAAGCTTTGGAAAGGGCTAAACAGAACAACCGAGACCCTCAATCCATAGAAAATTAGAACCTTGTTGAGCCCAGCCTGCTCCCTGTTGAGCTTTTCATCAATCCTGTAATACTAGTTAAAGAGTCCGTGCGTAGGGTCTTGGAGCAATAGTTTAAAGTTTACTCCTGCTTTGGACGCCCATTACATCTGATTCCTTCTCTTGTCAAGTTTCACAGTGAAGAAGTGATGAGGGTCTGGAAATGCACTTCCTCTTCTGCTTTGCAATTGCGTCTCCTTCTACTTGGTAactccttttctctttctcctacccttttcttttcttcttcctcttccccCGTTTCAACAAATCCAGGTATGCGTTTCACAAAATTGATGATGCCTTGGTTTTGTTCGATCACATGCTTCGTACCCATCCCCGCCCTTGTATTGTTGAATTTACTCAAGTACTAGGTGCGATTGTTAGAATGAAGCATTATGAAACTGCTGTTTCTCTGTCGAGACAAATGGATTTCCTTGGGAATCAGACATGATGTTTATACTCTCAACATTTTGGTTAATTGTTTTTGCAGCTTGCATCGTACGGATTTTGGGTTTTCGCTTTTGGGAAAAATGTTGAAGCTGGGTATTCAACCTGATACTACCACATTTAACACCCTGGTCAACGGGTTATGTGTTGAAGGTAAAATAGCTGAAGCAGTGATCTTGTTTGATGGGATTGTCAGGAATGGTTGCCAACCTGATTTGATTACTTATGGTACCGTAATGAATGGTCTTTGTAAAATAGGCTACACTACTGGGGCTATTAGATTGTTAAGGAACATGAAACAAAGTGGCATTGTACCTAACACTGTAACATACAACACAACCATCGACTGTCTTTGTAAGGACAAGCTTGTGCCTGAGGCTTTAAACCTTTTGTCTGAAATGAGAGGTAAAGGTATTCCGCCGGATGTTGTGACTTATAATTCTTTCATTCATGCTATGTGTAGTCTGGGCCAGTGGAATGAAGTTATGAGATTATTGACAGAAATGGTTGCTAATAATTTCAAGCCAAATATTGTCTCCTATAGTATATTGGTTGATGCATTTTGTACAGAAGGAAGGGTTTCAGAGGCTTGTGATATTGTTGAAGGAATGATTCGACGAGGTGTTGATTCTGATACTATTACATATAATGCATTGATGGATGGATATTGTTTGCAAGGCAAAATGGATGAGGCTAGAAAGATTCTTAATTTGATGATTACTAAGGGTTGTGTACCTAACGTTTATGGTTACAGCATCATGGTCAATGGATTTTGTAAATTGCAAAAGATTGATGAGGCCAAGGAACTCTTTGATGAAAATGTCTCGAAATGGAGTAGTCCCTAACACTGTTACTTACACTGCTCTTATAAATGGCATGTGCCAAGTAGGGAGACTTGGGGCAGCACGGGAACTTCACAAAGAAATGAGTGCTCGCGGCCTCGTTCCAAACACGGTGACTTACTCTACTTTGTTACATGGCTTATGCAAGCACGGTCATGTTCATGAGGCAGCGGAACTTTTTCATGTTACGCAGAGCAATGGGATAGAAGCTAATATTGTCCACTATAGTATCttaattgatggcttatgtccAGTTGGGCAACTTAATGTTGCCAGGAAATTATTTCATTCACTCCCAGGCAAAGGGTTACACCCTAATGTTTATACTTGCGATATCATGATCAAAGGACTTTGTAAAGAAGGGCTACCAAATGAAGCATATGATTTGTTTAGGAAAATGGAGGTGAATGGCTGCTTGCAAGATAGTTGTTCTTACAATGCAATGATCAAAGGATTTTTCCAAAACAATGATGTGTCAAGGGCAGTGCAAATTTTACATGAGATGGTTGATAAAGGATTTTCTGCAGGTTCTTCAACAGCAACAATGGTAGTGGATTTATTGTGTAAAAATGGAGGAGATCAATCTATTCTTGAGCTGTTTCTTAGAAACTCTGAAGATGATCAAAATGTCAACATGAAATGACTTGTTATCCATCAATCTTTGTTAagcaaaattcttttctaaaagcTTTTCTATGCTGCAAAGAATTCTTGTAACCGTAATTAAGTTCTCCTCAAATCAGTTTTCTTGGAATTGAAGAAGAAGGCAATGTTTGTCACCTCTATAGAAGACATGAGTATGTATTTTAAGAAGACAGAAAAAAAGCTGTGTAATTTCTCGTTAtcaaaaaatcatgtcaaaatGGTTTGTTTGTATGTTCTTCACTTACTTCCCTCCCCTACCTATGATTAAGGCAATTGAAATGttatttcatataatatttaatatatttcaaCTGACATTATCTTCAAATTTTAGCACCCAAAAAtacaataattaatattttgtgTGTCATGAAACTTGACATATAAGACAGATTCGTGCATTTGATCATATCATCTGTCAAATATAACCACATTAACCATTATTTAAATtacattaatttatcaattatatatCATATGTTCATAA from Theobroma cacao cultivar B97-61/B2 chromosome 5, Criollo_cocoa_genome_V2, whole genome shotgun sequence carries:
- the LOC18600542 gene encoding GATA transcription factor 15, which translates into the protein MGVMDLREKKSLSEVVMMSENNKKFCTDCKTTKTPLWRGGPAGPKSLCNACGIRYRKKRRAMLGLNKGPEKKKERSQSSHSSSTTTTTTSSASVATTNVGDKKPSGQLNGLSESVKMRLYALGSEVFLQRSSSSSLLSGVVKKQRCQRRRKLGEEEQAAFSLMALSCGSVFA